TCAGATAGTCTCTTTCTATTATTTTGAATACCATTCAATGATCAATTGCGTATCAATTTGAATTGGAATGTCTTCAGGATTGGGTACAGAAATCAATGTTCCGCTGAAATTGTCTGTGTCTTTTGAGATATATGGAAGGCTTACGCCGTTATTTGCTCTAAAATTATCTGCAAACATCTGTATTCCACGGGATTTTTCTTTTAATTCTATTCTATCACCGACAGATACAATATAAGAAGGAATATCTACCTTTTTGCCGTTTACGGTAATATGCCCGTGATTGACCATTTGTCTTGCCTGACGAAGTGTGCTTCCAAATCCCATACGATAGACTAAATTGTCAAGCCTGCATTCCAATATTTGAACCAATGCATCTCCTGATACATCTTTACTCTTAATTGCTTTATCGACATACTTACTAAATTGTTTTTCTAATACGCCATAGTAAGCTTTTAATCTTTGTTTCTCTAAAAGCTGCATTCCATAGTAGGATAATTTTTTATCTGCTCTGCTTTGTCCTTTTCCTGCCCGTTCCATTGCTTTGGGATGCCCAACTACATTTAAGCCTAAGCGTCTGCAAAGCTTAAAACGAGGCTGTCTCATTCTTGCCATTTATTTTCCTCCATAAAAATTATCATATTTGCCGCGATAATTTTATGCCGGAATTATTATAACATAAAAAACACAAAATGAGAATACTTTTTATTTGTAATTAGTTATCAAACGCACTCTTTATTCCTTCTTCCAGCTGTAAAAAGGCTTTTTCAAGAATGACTCTCGGACAAGCAATATTAATCCTCTGAAAGCCCTCTCCTTCCCTGCCAAACATTGTACCCCCATCCAGCCATAGCTTCGCTTTGTTGACTATTAAGTCTTCCAGTTCTTCTTCACTTAAATTAAGGGCTCTGCAATCCAACCAAACCAGGTAAGTCCCTTCTGGTTCTACGATCTTAATCTGCGGTAATCTTTCGGCAAGAAAGTTCCTGATAAATTCTAAATTCCCTTCTAAATACTCTTTTAATTCTTCAAGCCATGGAGCACCGTGTTCATAAGCAGCCTGACAGGCAACAAGCCCCAAGGTGTTCAATTGACTGTATCCGGTTCGCTTCATTTCTTCTTTAAATTTCCTCCTAATATCTCTATTGGGTATAAAAATATTAGAAACCTGCAGCCCTGCAAGATTAAAGGTTTTGCTTGGGGCTGTACATATAATAGAGTTATTAAGGTATTCCGGTTTCAAGTCTGCAAAAACAAAATGCTTGATTCCTTTATAGGTAAAATCTCCGTGGATTTCATCGGATATAACCATCACATTATGTTTTATACAAAGATCTCCCACACGGGTTAACTCTTCATTTGTCCAAACTCTTCCAACAGGATTATGAGGACTGCATAGTATAAATATTTTTACTTTATGCTTTATAATCTTCTCTTCAAAGTCCTCAAAGTCCATATAATACTTTCCGTTTTTATAGATCAGGGGATTGTTAATCAGCTTACGCTGATTCGCAAGTATTAAATCAGAAAACGGATAGTATACCGGCTGC
The genomic region above belongs to Defluviitalea saccharophila and contains:
- the rpsD gene encoding 30S ribosomal protein S4, with product MARMRQPRFKLCRRLGLNVVGHPKAMERAGKGQSRADKKLSYYGMQLLEKQRLKAYYGVLEKQFSKYVDKAIKSKDVSGDALVQILECRLDNLVYRMGFGSTLRQARQMVNHGHITVNGKKVDIPSYIVSVGDRIELKEKSRGIQMFADNFRANNGVSLPYISKDTDNFSGTLISVPNPEDIPIQIDTQLIIEWYSK
- a CDS encoding MalY/PatB family protein; this encodes MTYNFDEIIDRKNTNSIKYDFAAERGKPEDILPLWVADMDFRTPSPVIEALVKAAQHGIFGYSDTKEEYFWSVYNWYNTRFNWSVKREWLVKTPGVVYGIATAIRALTDEGDAVMIQQPVYYPFSDLILANQRKLINNPLIYKNGKYYMDFEDFEEKIIKHKVKIFILCSPHNPVGRVWTNEELTRVGDLCIKHNVMVISDEIHGDFTYKGIKHFVFADLKPEYLNNSIICTAPSKTFNLAGLQVSNIFIPNRDIRRKFKEEMKRTGYSQLNTLGLVACQAAYEHGAPWLEELKEYLEGNLEFIRNFLAERLPQIKIVEPEGTYLVWLDCRALNLSEEELEDLIVNKAKLWLDGGTMFGREGEGFQRINIACPRVILEKAFLQLEEGIKSAFDN